Within Vibrio campbellii CAIM 519 = NBRC 15631 = ATCC 25920, the genomic segment TTGAACGATAAAACGCAGTGCCCTCTGAAAATCAGGGGGCATTTCTCATTCATCTTGTAGAACTCTCGCCTCAATCAATAATAGTAATCAATGCAACTAATTCATCATTCGAAGCAATCAACACCTTTATTTATATTCTAGATATTATTTGTTTAGCCCATATTTTACATCTTCACTCCTTTCAGGTTGGAATATCGTAAAATCTCGCCTTTAATTCTCTAACACCCTTTTATTTCTCAGGATAAAGTGGATAATACCGCCACCAAAAAACATTACTAAGGTGAGTCCTTATGTCTATCGAAGCTACTCTGCTTGCTCGCTGCGAGTCAAAATGTGAACTGTGTTCTTCTGAATCTCAACTAACTGCTTACGCTGTGCCACCACACGGTAACGTAACGGTTGATACTGCTATCATGGTTTGTGATAAGTGTTATGGTGAGATCGAAGATCCTAAAGACATTAACCACTGGCGCTGCTTGAACGACAGCATGTGGAGTCAGGTTCCTGCGGTACAAGTAACTGCATGGCGCCAACTTACTCGCCTAAACACTGAAAGCTGGGCTCAAGATGCTCTTGACATGATGTACATGGAAGAAGAGCAAATGAACTGGGCTATGAAAGGTATGTCTGCTGACGACAAAACTGTTGACTGCAACGGCACTGAACTTAAGAAAGGTGACGACGTAACAGTAATCAAAGACCTACCAGTTAAAGGTACAAACCAAGTGATTAAACAAGGCACGGTGATACGTGGCATAAGCCTTGGCGATGATCCGAAGCTTGTTTCTGGTAAGGCAAATGGTGGTCAGTCAATGTACGTGATTGCCGAATACTGCCGTAAAAAGTAGTGACTGTTTTCCAGTGAAAATTTAAGAGAGGCGCTCGCATTTTTAGAGCGCCTTTTTTGTTTCGGTGGAATATATTGCCCCATTATACCCCCCAAATTGTCCCAAAGGCCGAAGTTGGTCTTGCCGATTGTCCCAAAGAATCGTGATCCCTTTTTTGTCGTGAAATTTCATCACTAACTCATTGATAGTATGAACTAATCAAGACGAAAGATTTCTATATGGTGCAACTTGAACACGCATGCCTTTGTTTTGAATGCTTGTCCTGTGAACCAGTACAGCTAGTGAAATTAACTCAAATTGTCCCATGAGCTTTAGATTCACCTTGTCCTTACCCTCTCATAATCCTTCGACTTATCATGCGGAGGCATCAAGGTTATGCGCCACAAAGCGGTTTTATATCTGTTGCACATCATTATGTTGAATATGGTCAGGAAAGGCGGCATTATTCGGCGTTAAAATGCGGATAATCACCGTATAAGAAGCGTTATGTGCTGCTGACAAATTAAAGGATTTTAGCAAGTGTATGAAATAGAGAAGATAATCGAAATCAATGCTCCAAAACGCAGGGTTTTTGAGGCGTTAACGAGTTGTCGTGAGATCCCCAAGTATTTCCCATTAAAAGAAGTTGTAAGCACGTGGGAAGTTGGCTCTGAAGTTTTGTACAAAGGTGAAGTAAATGGCTCCCCGTTTATTGACCATGGGACAATTGAAACTCTGGAAAGGCCGAGTCTCTATTCATATCGATACTGGAGTGATAATCACGGAACAGAGCGAACCCCAGAGAACCATCTAGTAATTAGCTATTCTTTGTCAGAAACTCCAGTTGGGACAGAATTGAAGTTAGTACAAAGTAACATTCATTCAGAGGAACTCTACAAGCTCATGGAAACGCAGGTTTGGGATTTCTTACTAGGGTCTTTGAAGCATCACCTTGAGGCCCACACATAACAAACTGCTCAAGAGTGATTCGCAACGCGTGGCATTTGTACCACGCGTTTCTTGTGCATCATAAAGGCGATTACACCCTTGCGTTACGCATCACGCTCAGTAGTTAAACTCAATTTTCACCATTAAGCGTCTTGCCAGTGGTGGTGGCCATATGACCCGAAAAATTTTCATTTCGCGAGCTGTAGCCGCGTTTGTGCTCTATAACACGTCAGAAGAACCTAGTTTAACTTTCGGTATCATAAAGAATTAGACATATACGCTATCAACCAATACTCCAATGTGGCATATTGCTGGCCTATATTTTATATCTCATGGTTTTTCTAATGAATAAATGCTTCCTTATACCTTTATGTCTGCTTGCTTCTACAAATATATACGCAGATGAAACACAACCTATTGATTGCTCACACCTTTCAGGGCAATGGACTGCTACAAACTCTTCTAGTTTAATCATGTATGTTACAGACCCCCAACCTGGCTCTTGTGGTACAGACTGTACAACGTTAACTATGAGCTATTCATTAACGCCGGATGTAGAACATACCTCGAAAATCTACTGCCATGAGGGGCAAGCGGGAATCAGCAATAAAGGCCCAATGGTTTTCTCATTTGAAGGGGCGCAAGGTGGGCACTCTATTGGAACTTTTAATCGACAGCTGAACTTACTTTGGGCTGGCGTCTTACCAAAAGATAAAAACCGAAACTGGATACCTCAGATGGACAGTTACTGGTTCGAGAAAACTAAGAGCTAGATTATCAATACAAAAATGCCGTCCAGGTGACGGCATTTCTTTTTGATAACTTATACTCACAGAAGTTGTGAGCCAGGCTACCACGACGCTCAATTTGGACGCCGTAAACACTAAACTTGACCCAAACCCAAAATGCCAAGCGTGGTGAATCAGTCTTAAACGCTTTA encodes:
- a CDS encoding PhnA domain-containing protein; this encodes MSIEATLLARCESKCELCSSESQLTAYAVPPHGNVTVDTAIMVCDKCYGEIEDPKDINHWRCLNDSMWSQVPAVQVTAWRQLTRLNTESWAQDALDMMYMEEEQMNWAMKGMSADDKTVDCNGTELKKGDDVTVIKDLPVKGTNQVIKQGTVIRGISLGDDPKLVSGKANGGQSMYVIAEYCRKK
- a CDS encoding SRPBCC domain-containing protein is translated as MYEIEKIIEINAPKRRVFEALTSCREIPKYFPLKEVVSTWEVGSEVLYKGEVNGSPFIDHGTIETLERPSLYSYRYWSDNHGTERTPENHLVISYSLSETPVGTELKLVQSNIHSEELYKLMETQVWDFLLGSLKHHLEAHT